One region of Salvia miltiorrhiza cultivar Shanhuang (shh) chromosome 3, IMPLAD_Smil_shh, whole genome shotgun sequence genomic DNA includes:
- the LOC131017598 gene encoding probable disease resistance RPP8-like protein 4, whose amino-acid sequence MIEKIYEPPMIVLRPSARSRTMSEALLISVIQKLNISYIEYMIPNHFIDWVIKEVREIADIVRDKKLEDGRRLNFLVSDIVSMAEHALDIYKQDGTNYSTASLRPWIELIKQQMLKLGDDEAEMESNMRSPENVEDDMKYVVGLEEDVQMLLRKRIIGGFNMTVLITGMSGIGKTTLAREIYNHPTVIERFKGRLWVSNYC is encoded by the exons ATGATAGAGAAAATCTACGAACCG CCTATGATCGTATTAAGGCCATCTGCTCGAAGTCGAACCATGTCGGAGGCCCTCCTCATATCGGTGATACAGAAGCTGAACATTAGTTATATAGAGTACATGATACCAAATCATTTTATTGATTGGGTAATTAAAGAGGTGAGAGAGATTGCGGATATTGTGAGGGATAAGAAATTAGAAGACGGGAGAAGACTAAATTTTTTGGTATCTGACATTGTCAGCATGGCTGAGCATGCCCTCGACATTTATAAACAAGATGGAACCAATTATAGTACTGCTTCCTTACGACCTTGGATAGAACTGATCAAACAACAGATGCTTAAACTGGGAGATGATGAGGCAGAGATGGAGTCCAACATGAGATCACCTGAAAATGTTGAAGATGACATGAAATATGTGGTGGGATTGGAGGAAGATGTGCAAATGCTGCTTCGCAAAAGGATTATTGGTGGGTTCAATATGACTGTTCTTATCACAGGCATGTCTGGTATTGGAAAGACAACTCTTGCGAGAGAGATATACAACCATCCAACCGTCATTGAGCGATTCAAGGGTCGTCTTTGGGTATCTAATTATTGTTAA
- the LOC131018300 gene encoding disease resistance RPP8-like protein 3, translated as MKPLDSKKSWQLFLKTINHGNKLTGEHKFPKSLEPKGKQMLRKCDGLPLAIKEVGKQLVEKKLSGGSEWEQLLESVDFGSTLKLLEPFYHKLDPELESCFLYMSFFKENTTLRAEKLTQIWIAGGVVSGYCGSYLDGLINESVIDVKDKSTKYRMNALLHMLSIQKAEEKLGFEILRNNGNNRSFPSPRLHRIIICSRDKFNYSTDQDKHLVSLFFHGGGYFDTSPSYWNSFEELNILDLEDFGLKNLPESISTLIELKYLGLRNNYIEELPDLLGCLNNLEVLDISQNFMVEVPNVIWRLRSLRHLYMSDMVCRKSLWFDILENLETLTYVSLANWTYELLGLNMLSSLKKLGIEELDGNSNVSKLFVSLADLKNLKHLILRGYRFRRMPSLEEIGILQSLESLKLDGLLARLPTNLPPNITSLTLIDSCLDEDPMALLAGKLPKLEYLKLRNAYTGQQMVILRNGFQRLQVMCIEELWNLRNLQSDALTFWFKKLEIHDCPNLTLPENILSMSYLNELKMVTTKRIATKMRNSDLISKIPVVNINP; from the coding sequence ATGAAACCTTTGGATTCTAAAAAGAGCTGGCAGTTGTTTTTGAAAACAATAAACCATGGCAATAAATTGACGGGTGAGCATAAATTCCCAAAGTCCTTGGAGCCTAAGGGAAAACAAATGTTGAGAAAATGTGACGGCCTGCCATTAGCTATAAAAGAGGTGGGAAAGCAGTTAGTGGAAAAGAAACTCTCAGGGGGGAGTGAATGGGAACAACTTCTTGAATCAGTTGATTTTGGTTCAACACTCAAGTTATTGGAACCATTTTATCATAAATTGGATCCCGAACTGGAGTCATGTTTCCTGTATATGTCTTTCTTTAAGGAAAATACAACTTTGAGGGCAGAAAAGTTGACACAGATATGGATTGCAGGAGGAGTGGTTTCAGGTTATTGTGGATCATATTTAGATGGTTTAATCAATGAATCTGTTATTGATGTCAAGGACAAGAGCACAAAGTACCGCATGAATGCTTTGCTACACATGTTATCCATCCAAAAAGCAGAGGAGAAACTAGGTTTTGAGATCCTAAGGAACAATGGAAATAATCGATCCTTTCCGAGTCCTCGTCTTCATCGTATTATTATTTGTAGCAGAGACAAGTTCAACTACTCCACGGATCAAGATAAACATCttgtttctctcttcttccatggaGGTGGCTACTTCGACACTAGTCCATCTTACTGGAACAGTTTTGAAGAACTTAACATTCTTGACTTGGAAGATTTTGGGCTGAAGAATTTACCTGAAAGTATCAGCACATTGATCGAATTAAAATACTTGGGATTGAGAAACAATTACATAGAAGAGCTCCCAGACTTGTTGGGGTGCCTAAACAACCTTGAGGTTCTTGACATATCTCAAAACTTTATGGTGGAGGTGCCTAATGTTATATGGAGATTGCGTAGCCTTCGCCACCTCTACATGTCTGATATGGTTTGTCGGAAGTCTTTGTGGTTTGACATACTGGAGAATCTGGAGACCTTAACCTACGTCTCACTTGCTAATTGGACATATGAGCTCTTGGGCTTAAATATGTTGAGTTCTCTTAAGAAACTGGGCATAGAAGAATTGGATGGAAACTCAAATGTAAGCAAGCTCTTTGTGTCATTGGCTGACTTGAAGAATCTTAAACACCTAATCTTAAGAGGGTATCGTTTCAGAAGGATGCCTAGTTTGGAGGAGATTGGTATTCTACAGAGTCTCGAATCACTCAAATTGGATGGACTTCTTGCCAGGTTACCAACTAATCTCCCTCCAAATATTACATCATTGACATTGATTGATAGTTGTCTTGATGAGGACCCCATGGCACTACTAGCGGGGAAGCTACCAAAGCTAGAGTACCTCAAATTGCGGAACGCATACACTGGTCAACAAATGGTGATCTTGCGCAATGGCTTCCAAAGGCTCCAAGTCATGTGCATTGAAGAGTTGTGGAATCTGAGAAATCTACAAAGTGATGCATTAACGTTTTGGTTCAAGAAATTAGAAATTCACGATTGTCC